In Gammaproteobacteria bacterium, a single window of DNA contains:
- the asnS gene encoding asparagine--tRNA ligase — protein sequence MKTCSVVALLGGTVPVGEVVRVNGWVRSKRDSKAGISFVEIHDGSCFHSIQAVVPDSLGNYRSEVLQIGTGCSVCVTGVLAASEGKGQAVEIQASEVAVLGWVEDPESYPIAKKRHSFEYLRTVAHLRPRTNTFGAVTRVRTTLANAIHNYFYQRGFHWINTPIITASDCEGAGQLFRVSTLDLANLPVGQGGKIDFSQDFFGAESFLTVSGQLNVEAYCLAMSKVYTFGPTFRAENSHTSRHLAEFWMVEPEIAFADLAANADLAEDLLTSVLRTVMDRCEDDLAFFQQRIDKDVLDRLRLVIDSRFERMEYSEAVAILASCKERFEYPVKWGLDLQSEHERYLTEKHVGRPVILMNYPAGIKAFYMRLNDDGKTVAAMDVLAPGIGEIIGGSQREERLDVLDRRIDNEAMKEQLWWYRDLRRYGTVPHAGFGLGLERLLLYATGMENIRDAIAFPRTPGSAHF from the coding sequence ATGAAAACCTGTTCCGTCGTTGCGCTGCTGGGCGGCACCGTTCCCGTTGGCGAAGTCGTGCGGGTCAATGGCTGGGTTCGTTCCAAGCGTGATTCGAAGGCCGGCATTTCGTTTGTCGAAATCCACGACGGCAGCTGTTTTCATTCGATACAGGCAGTGGTCCCGGACAGTCTTGGCAACTACCGGAGCGAGGTGCTGCAGATCGGCACCGGATGCTCGGTTTGCGTCACCGGTGTGCTGGCAGCTTCCGAGGGCAAGGGGCAGGCGGTTGAAATACAGGCGAGCGAAGTCGCCGTGCTCGGATGGGTGGAAGACCCCGAGTCCTATCCGATCGCCAAGAAACGGCACAGCTTCGAATACCTGCGGACGGTGGCGCATCTGCGGCCACGCACCAACACCTTTGGCGCAGTCACCCGGGTACGCACCACGCTTGCAAATGCGATCCACAATTATTTCTACCAGCGCGGTTTTCACTGGATCAACACTCCGATCATCACCGCCAGCGATTGCGAAGGTGCCGGTCAGCTGTTTCGCGTCAGCACCCTGGACCTGGCGAATCTTCCCGTGGGGCAGGGCGGCAAGATCGATTTCAGCCAGGATTTCTTTGGCGCCGAGTCATTTCTGACGGTATCGGGGCAACTCAATGTCGAGGCCTACTGTCTGGCGATGAGCAAGGTCTACACTTTTGGCCCCACGTTCCGCGCCGAGAATTCCCACACCAGCCGTCACCTGGCCGAATTCTGGATGGTGGAGCCGGAGATCGCTTTTGCCGATCTCGCCGCCAACGCCGACCTCGCGGAGGATCTGCTGACCAGCGTGCTGCGGACCGTGATGGACAGGTGCGAGGACGACCTGGCGTTTTTCCAGCAGCGTATCGACAAGGACGTGCTCGACAGGCTGCGACTGGTGATCGACTCCAGATTCGAGCGCATGGAATATTCGGAGGCCGTCGCGATTCTCGCCAGCTGCAAGGAACGCTTCGAATATCCCGTGAAATGGGGGCTCGATCTGCAATCGGAGCACGAGCGCTACCTGACGGAAAAGCATGTCGGGCGGCCGGTGATCCTGATGAACTACCCGGCCGGGATCAAGGCGTTCTACATGCGTCTCAACGATGACGGAAAAACGGTGGCGGCGATGGATGTGCTGGCACCGGGAATCGGCGAGATCATCGGCGGCAGCCAGCGCGAGGAGCGGCTGGATGTGCTCGACCGGCGCATCGACAACGAAGCGATGAAGGAACAGTTGTGGTGGTACCGTGATCTACGCCGCTACGGTACCGTGCCGCATGCGGGTTTTGGCCTCGGGCTGGAGCGCTTGCTGCTCTACGCCACCGGGATGGAAAATATCCGCGATGCGATTGCCTTTCCGCGTACGCCGGGCAGCGCGCATTTCTGA
- a CDS encoding Rieske 2Fe-2S domain-containing protein translates to MTLLPTTELEVCESKRSRNPPIPIGWYAVAWSKELRRGEVRPLHAFARELVLYRTRSGQAVVQDPFCPHMGAHLGHEGKVVGETIACPFHGWRYDAAGICVEIPYCEEIPARALRSWHVREVNEMVFVWYHPKGYEPAWQVHAVPEIGAPDWSEPRHIEFEIPVHVQDMCENTCDPVHFKYVHKMVSVPPSDISFDDDGRVMTMVTENKAAEFPCVLTATVHNIGLAEVRLSYGPGAEMITYSSSLPIDENRTLTRWSLTVSNSIVDITGDQHINGIIAGIQQDLPIWRNKVHKTQPVFCKADTGLVQFRKWVRQFYVN, encoded by the coding sequence ATGACGCTGTTACCGACCACCGAACTGGAAGTGTGCGAGTCCAAGCGCAGTCGCAATCCACCGATCCCGATCGGCTGGTATGCGGTCGCGTGGAGCAAGGAGCTGCGCCGTGGCGAGGTGCGGCCATTGCATGCGTTCGCGCGCGAGCTGGTGCTCTATCGCACACGTTCCGGTCAGGCGGTGGTCCAGGATCCGTTTTGTCCGCACATGGGCGCGCATCTCGGGCACGAGGGCAAGGTGGTTGGCGAGACCATTGCCTGTCCGTTTCATGGCTGGCGTTATGACGCTGCGGGGATTTGCGTGGAAATTCCCTATTGCGAGGAAATTCCCGCGCGCGCGCTGCGCAGCTGGCATGTCAGGGAAGTCAACGAGATGGTGTTCGTGTGGTATCACCCCAAGGGCTACGAACCGGCGTGGCAGGTGCACGCTGTGCCCGAGATCGGCGCACCGGACTGGAGCGAACCGCGCCACATCGAGTTCGAGATCCCGGTCCATGTGCAGGATATGTGCGAGAACACCTGTGACCCGGTGCATTTCAAGTATGTACACAAGATGGTCAGCGTGCCGCCATCGGATATCAGCTTCGATGACGACGGGCGCGTGATGACCATGGTCACCGAAAACAAGGCCGCCGAGTTTCCCTGCGTGCTGACCGCGACGGTGCACAATATCGGCCTCGCGGAAGTCCGCCTGAGCTACGGTCCCGGCGCGGAAATGATCACCTATTCGAGCTCCCTGCCGATCGACGAGAACCGTACCCTGACACGCTGGTCGCTCACGGTGTCCAACAGCATCGTGGATATAACCGGCGATCAGCACATCAATGGCATCATTGCCGGTATCCAGCAGGACCTGCCGATCTGGCGCAACAAGGTACACAAGACCCAGCCGGTGTTCTGCAAGGCCGATACCGGGCTGGTGCAGTTCCGCAAGTGGGTGCGTCAATTCTATGTGAACTGA
- a CDS encoding serine hydrolase: protein MKQLQTIFSAMVFTGVSLAMTATGAGAGEPGLMQGFPPAPEQQVLRTNFMVPPNNRWAFQHIRELQPTREVWRGDGPVSKLSETAADLGKITAAVRDGRIISLDQLLEESHTDAFLILHHGKLVFERYMNGQQRHTQHQMFSATKSFVGTLMLLLIEQGRVDPARTVASYVPELEDSGFGDATVQQVLDMTSAIAYSEVYDDPNSDIWRYGWVFGLWGAPPAGYDGPLTVYGYLPTLKKQGEHGHGFHYVTPNTDVLGWIIRRVTGKSVDHNIEEVLWQPLGAERDGYIWLDAGGTEMAGGGLNITARDAARFGQMILQGGKFNGRQILPAAVTTRILQHKGDPEVFTRIYSQFEGTEWYGTIAYAYHDQWWTFNNAHKAVSAIGVHGQYIYLDPVANMVVVKQSSSPDAEGGANESNDTDGPLLYQALAEQLMKR from the coding sequence ATGAAGCAGCTGCAGACGATTTTTTCCGCCATGGTGTTCACCGGCGTGAGCCTGGCCATGACGGCGACCGGGGCGGGTGCGGGCGAACCCGGCCTGATGCAGGGCTTTCCGCCGGCGCCGGAGCAACAGGTGTTGCGCACGAACTTCATGGTTCCGCCGAACAACCGCTGGGCCTTCCAGCACATCCGCGAGTTGCAGCCCACGCGCGAGGTCTGGCGCGGCGATGGCCCCGTCTCGAAGCTGTCTGAAACAGCGGCGGATCTCGGCAAGATAACGGCAGCGGTGCGCGATGGGCGGATCATCAGCCTCGACCAGCTGCTCGAGGAGTCGCACACCGACGCGTTCCTGATCCTGCACCACGGCAAGCTCGTGTTCGAGCGCTATATGAACGGCCAGCAGCGCCATACCCAGCACCAGATGTTTTCGGCCACCAAGTCCTTTGTCGGCACGCTGATGCTGTTGCTGATCGAGCAGGGGCGAGTCGATCCGGCACGGACCGTTGCCTCCTACGTGCCGGAGCTCGAGGACAGCGGCTTTGGCGACGCCACGGTGCAGCAGGTGCTCGACATGACCAGCGCCATCGCGTACTCGGAAGTCTACGACGATCCGAACTCCGATATCTGGCGCTATGGCTGGGTATTCGGCCTGTGGGGCGCGCCACCGGCCGGCTACGACGGACCGCTGACGGTTTACGGTTACCTGCCCACGCTGAAGAAACAGGGCGAGCACGGACACGGATTCCATTACGTGACGCCGAACACCGATGTGCTCGGCTGGATCATCCGGCGGGTAACCGGCAAGTCGGTGGACCACAACATCGAGGAAGTGCTGTGGCAACCGCTCGGCGCCGAGCGTGACGGTTACATCTGGCTCGATGCCGGTGGCACCGAGATGGCCGGCGGCGGGCTGAACATCACGGCGCGCGATGCGGCGCGCTTTGGCCAGATGATCCTGCAGGGCGGCAAATTCAACGGCCGGCAGATCCTGCCTGCCGCGGTGACTACGCGAATCCTGCAGCACAAGGGCGATCCGGAGGTGTTCACGCGCATCTACAGCCAGTTCGAGGGCACCGAGTGGTACGGCACGATCGCTTACGCGTACCACGACCAGTGGTGGACCTTCAACAACGCGCACAAGGCAGTCAGTGCGATCGGCGTGCACGGCCAGTACATCTACCTGGATCCGGTTGCGAATATGGTAGTGGTCAAGCAATCCTCGAGCCCGGACGCCGAAGGTGGCGCCAACGAGTCGAACGACACCGACGGTCCGCTGCTCTATCAGGCGCTCGCCGAGCAGCTGATGAAGCGCTAG
- a CDS encoding LamB/YcsF family protein: protein MSSVIDLNADIGESHGAWRMGDDAALVPLVSSANIACGFHAGDPRVMADSVALCLRHGVNIGAHPSLPDREGFGRRHMDISLSEIYQGVLYQVGALAGFVRAQGAVLRHVKPHGALYNRAATDRAVADAIARAVHDFDPRLALVGLARSQLIEAGRAAGLRMLAEGFADRRYGGAALLVPRADPRALIADIDEAERQALRICLEGQVVGIEGTVLALDVDTLCIHGDEPNAPAFAARLRERLLARGVRIGARRE from the coding sequence ATGAGTAGTGTGATCGACCTCAATGCGGATATCGGAGAAAGCCATGGCGCATGGCGCATGGGCGATGATGCGGCCCTGGTACCACTGGTTTCCTCGGCGAATATTGCCTGCGGTTTTCATGCCGGCGATCCGCGGGTGATGGCCGACAGCGTGGCGCTGTGCCTGCGCCATGGCGTGAATATCGGTGCCCATCCCTCCCTGCCCGATCGCGAGGGCTTCGGGCGCCGGCACATGGATATCTCGCTCAGCGAGATCTACCAGGGCGTGCTCTACCAGGTTGGCGCGCTCGCGGGGTTTGTGCGCGCGCAGGGCGCGGTGCTGCGTCATGTGAAGCCGCATGGCGCGCTTTACAACAGGGCGGCAACGGATCGCGCGGTTGCCGATGCGATTGCGCGCGCGGTGCACGATTTCGATCCGCGGCTCGCCCTGGTCGGGCTTGCGCGATCGCAACTGATCGAAGCCGGGCGCGCTGCCGGTTTGCGCATGCTCGCCGAAGGGTTCGCCGATCGGCGTTATGGCGGCGCGGCGTTGCTGGTGCCGCGCGCTGATCCGCGGGCGCTGATCGCGGACATTGACGAGGCTGAACGACAGGCGTTGCGCATCTGCCTCGAAGGCCAGGTTGTCGGCATCGAGGGAACGGTACTCGCGCTCGATGTGGACACGTTGTGTATTCATGGTGACGAACCGAACGCACCCGCGTTTGCGGCCCGGCTGCGCGAGCGCCTGCTCGCCCGGGGCGTGAGGATCGGGGCGCGCCGCGAATGA
- a CDS encoding OB-fold domain-containing protein gives MTPFGPESDDPLVEPFWRAAREDRLVLPYDRDKDAWCWYPRAGAQLQWREVGGGATLVAWSVVRGPVNPLFAQPYAPALVTLDAAPGVRLVTRIVDCVFESLRCDMPLELCFRTLKPRARAEFRAPVFRPRDAALRPVANG, from the coding sequence ATGACACCGTTCGGACCCGAGAGTGACGATCCGCTTGTCGAACCTTTCTGGCGCGCCGCGCGCGAGGATCGGCTGGTGCTGCCCTACGATCGCGACAAAGACGCCTGGTGCTGGTATCCACGGGCGGGAGCACAATTGCAATGGCGTGAAGTGGGAGGTGGCGCGACGCTGGTTGCCTGGTCTGTCGTGCGCGGCCCGGTAAATCCCCTGTTTGCGCAGCCCTATGCACCGGCACTGGTTACGCTGGATGCAGCACCGGGCGTTCGCCTGGTAACGCGCATTGTCGATTGCGTGTTCGAATCGCTGCGCTGTGACATGCCGCTCGAACTCTGCTTCCGCACCCTGAAACCGCGCGCCAGGGCGGAGTTCCGCGCACCGGTTTTCCGTCCGCGTGATGCTGCACTGCGCCCGGTGGCGAACGGTTGA
- a CDS encoding succinylglutamate desuccinylase/aspartoacylase family protein, which translates to MIRLPGRFVAPLVDLFKHRHPRGRQSAARLRQRALITSLLAFWLAAADCARADWGPVEIAREMIAPGVRKKFSFSGARSFEGSFIDFVIFASRGTVPGPTLCVTSGIHGDEVNSVEIARRVFSSVDPNALAGTLIVLPAINASGFRTANRYLPDRRDLNRYFPGSPNGSVAAILADAVFSGVIRGCTHLVDLHTGSNLRTNLAQIRVDTTNPGALAMARSFGLGIIVPGSGPQGSLRRETMDIGIPAIIYESGPPNIFVEAEIVRGTQGVLGVMTHLGMLKSEQSTGTAQLLSKSYWVRVPRGQGGVYLPVAKLGDTVSSGQLLATVTDPFTDASNEIRADKPGVVVGMALPQVVLSGYGLFHLGELSGEQAQPD; encoded by the coding sequence ATGATCCGGCTCCCTGGACGCTTCGTTGCGCCACTCGTCGACCTGTTCAAGCACCGGCACCCGCGAGGGCGGCAGTCGGCTGCGCGCCTCCGACAGCGCGCCCTGATCACATCGCTGCTGGCATTCTGGCTGGCAGCGGCGGACTGCGCCCGCGCCGACTGGGGACCGGTCGAGATTGCGCGCGAGATGATCGCACCCGGCGTCAGAAAAAAATTCTCCTTCAGCGGCGCACGCAGCTTCGAGGGCAGCTTCATCGATTTCGTCATCTTCGCGAGCCGCGGTACGGTGCCGGGTCCGACATTGTGCGTCACGTCGGGTATTCACGGCGACGAGGTCAACAGTGTCGAAATCGCGCGCCGGGTGTTCTCCAGCGTTGACCCGAACGCGCTGGCTGGCACGCTGATCGTTCTGCCGGCGATCAATGCCTCGGGCTTCCGCACTGCAAACCGCTACCTTCCGGATCGGCGCGATCTCAATCGCTACTTTCCGGGCAGCCCCAACGGAAGTGTGGCGGCGATCCTCGCCGACGCCGTGTTTTCCGGCGTGATCCGCGGCTGCACCCACCTGGTCGACCTGCACACGGGTTCGAACCTGCGCACCAACCTGGCACAGATTCGCGTCGACACCACGAACCCCGGTGCGCTGGCAATGGCGCGCAGCTTCGGCCTGGGAATCATCGTGCCGGGCAGCGGTCCGCAAGGCAGCCTGCGCCGCGAGACCATGGATATCGGCATCCCCGCCATCATCTACGAATCAGGACCGCCAAACATATTCGTGGAGGCGGAAATCGTCCGCGGCACACAAGGCGTGCTCGGTGTCATGACCCATCTCGGCATGCTCAAATCGGAGCAATCGACGGGCACCGCGCAGCTGCTGAGCAAGTCATACTGGGTCCGCGTGCCGCGCGGCCAGGGTGGTGTCTATCTACCGGTAGCCAAGCTCGGCGATACGGTCAGCAGTGGCCAATTGCTCGCGACGGTTACGGATCCCTTTACCGACGCATCAAACGAAATCCGCGCCGACAAGCCGGGCGTGGTGGTCGGCATGGCGCTGCCGCAGGTGGTGCTTTCAGGATATGGGCTGTTCCATCTCGGGGAGCTATCCGGAGAACAGGCCCAACCGGACTGA
- the pxpB gene encoding 5-oxoprolinase subunit PxpB, which yields MPRTLRASGTARTVALARELQAAGIESRQVVHALTISELGDSTIVLCFGNRIEADVNARVLAVFGQLAAAALPGIVDLVPAYSTLTVFFDPDVRDARSLGAVLRRIVEETRLPPAPLRRIELPVCYEGEYAVDLEAVCEHSGLRREEVVQRHRQVDYRVCFIGFAPGFPYLSGLDAALHMPRRATARLAVPAGSVAIGGAQTGVYPGVTPGGWHIIGRTPLELFDPAREPMCLLRAGDSLRFVPIAAADFVRLRKSKSAAYNP from the coding sequence ATGCCCCGTACGCTCCGGGCATCCGGCACGGCGCGCACCGTGGCGCTTGCACGGGAATTGCAAGCGGCGGGAATCGAATCGAGGCAAGTCGTGCATGCGCTAACCATCAGCGAGCTTGGTGACAGCACGATCGTGCTGTGTTTCGGCAACCGTATCGAGGCGGACGTCAACGCGCGGGTTCTCGCGGTGTTCGGGCAACTCGCCGCCGCCGCCTTGCCGGGTATCGTGGACCTGGTGCCCGCCTACAGCACGCTGACGGTTTTCTTCGACCCCGATGTCCGGGATGCCCGGTCGTTGGGCGCCGTGCTGCGGCGTATCGTCGAAGAAACGCGGTTGCCGCCTGCACCGTTGCGACGGATCGAACTGCCGGTTTGCTACGAGGGTGAATACGCGGTCGATCTCGAAGCGGTCTGCGAGCACAGCGGGCTGAGGCGCGAGGAGGTGGTGCAGCGCCATCGACAGGTCGATTATCGGGTGTGTTTCATCGGCTTTGCGCCGGGCTTTCCCTATCTCTCCGGGCTCGATGCGGCACTGCATATGCCGCGTCGTGCCACAGCACGGCTTGCGGTGCCGGCAGGATCGGTGGCTATCGGCGGCGCCCAGACCGGTGTTTATCCGGGCGTCACACCGGGTGGCTGGCACATCATCGGACGCACCCCGCTCGAGCTGTTCGACCCGGCGCGCGAGCCCATGTGCCTGCTGCGCGCAGGTGATTCCTTGCGTTTCGTGCCGATTGCTGCTGCCGATTTTGTCCGGCTGCGAAAGAGCAAGTCCGCGGCTTACAACCCATGA
- a CDS encoding YeeE/YedE family protein → MQRVSEFLVGLLFGIGLVLSGMTDPGKVLGFLDLAGDWDPSLALVMGGAIMVGVFAFAVAKKRTTTFLGGALHLPTASDIDPPLIVGSLVFGIGWGLAGFCPGPALVSLGAGQPKALVFVAAMIAGMMLFDRGRRWQPGRS, encoded by the coding sequence ATGCAACGTGTTTCCGAATTCCTGGTCGGTTTGCTGTTTGGCATCGGCCTTGTTCTTTCCGGCATGACCGATCCTGGCAAGGTGCTCGGATTCCTCGACCTGGCGGGCGACTGGGATCCGTCGCTGGCCCTGGTGATGGGTGGCGCCATCATGGTCGGCGTGTTCGCATTCGCGGTTGCGAAGAAGCGCACCACGACCTTTCTCGGTGGTGCATTGCATCTGCCGACCGCCAGCGACATCGACCCGCCGTTGATCGTCGGCAGCCTGGTGTTCGGCATCGGCTGGGGCCTGGCGGGTTTCTGCCCCGGCCCGGCACTGGTATCGCTGGGTGCCGGGCAGCCGAAGGCGCTGGTCTTCGTGGCGGCAATGATCGCGGGAATGATGCTGTTCGACCGGGGCCGGCGGTGGCAGCCCGGCCGGTCGTGA
- a CDS encoding DUF3313 domain-containing protein: MHFGIPRICATTLLLCLLSGAASGGEPAETSYDGLERVKSPNAQMLYTRPGADLSSYKRVALLDCHVAFRKNWQRDQNSSGLRIGSADMERIKKNLAEEFRKIFVEELQDKGGYEIVTEGGDDVLILRPAIIDLDITAPDVMTAGRSRSFATSAGAMTLYIELFDGASGEILARAADREEARDMGRMTWQTSLTNRTEAEKMLRKWAALARAALDRARASGADQAQSND, encoded by the coding sequence ATGCACTTCGGCATTCCACGCATTTGCGCCACGACCTTGCTCCTGTGCCTGTTGTCGGGTGCGGCATCGGGCGGCGAGCCCGCCGAGACCAGCTACGATGGGCTGGAACGGGTGAAAAGCCCGAATGCCCAGATGCTCTACACCCGACCCGGTGCAGACCTTTCGTCCTACAAACGCGTGGCGCTGCTCGACTGTCATGTCGCGTTTCGCAAGAACTGGCAGCGCGACCAGAATAGCAGTGGTTTGCGCATCGGCAGCGCGGATATGGAGCGGATCAAGAAAAATCTCGCCGAGGAGTTCCGCAAGATCTTTGTCGAGGAACTGCAAGACAAGGGCGGTTATGAAATCGTCACCGAAGGCGGCGACGATGTACTGATCCTGCGCCCCGCCATAATCGACCTCGATATCACCGCACCCGATGTGATGACTGCCGGCAGGAGCCGCAGCTTCGCCACCAGCGCCGGCGCGATGACGCTCTACATCGAGCTGTTCGATGGCGCGAGCGGCGAGATCCTGGCGCGAGCGGCTGACCGCGAGGAAGCCCGCGACATGGGCCGGATGACCTGGCAAACATCGCTGACCAACCGCACCGAAGCGGAAAAAATGTTGCGCAAGTGGGCAGCGCTCGCACGTGCCGCGCTGGACAGGGCGCGTGCGTCGGGGGCAGACCAGGCGCAAAGCAATGATTGA
- a CDS encoding YeeE/YedE family protein translates to MSIDWNHFTPWASLSGGILLGLAAAFFILVNGRVLGISGILGGVLRPSPADVGWRLAFLLGLLAAPLVYPLVATAPEVRIDAGWITLVVAGMLVGAGTRYGSGCTSGHGVCGLSRLSPRSLVATLAFMGAGFVTVYLVRHALG, encoded by the coding sequence ATGAGCATCGACTGGAATCATTTCACCCCGTGGGCCTCGTTGTCCGGGGGTATCCTGCTGGGACTGGCGGCCGCGTTCTTTATCCTGGTGAACGGCCGCGTGCTGGGCATCAGCGGCATTCTTGGCGGAGTGCTGCGTCCGAGCCCGGCAGATGTGGGATGGCGCCTGGCGTTTTTGCTCGGGCTATTGGCCGCGCCGCTGGTGTACCCGCTGGTGGCCACCGCACCCGAGGTGCGCATCGATGCGGGCTGGATCACGCTGGTGGTTGCCGGGATGCTGGTCGGCGCCGGTACGCGTTACGGGTCGGGTTGCACCAGCGGACATGGTGTATGCGGGTTGTCACGACTGTCGCCACGCTCGCTGGTGGCCACGCTTGCATTCATGGGCGCGGGATTTGTCACCGTCTACCTGGTGCGTCACGCGCTCGGCTGA
- a CDS encoding biotin-dependent carboxyltransferase family protein, with protein sequence MIRVIAAGICSSLQDLGRIGWQAQGIGPSGAMDAWAARVANVLLDNDENATLLEMCVNGAQLQVERANWFALTGADMDARIDGQAVPLCRPVWFEQGSRIMFSAARRGCRAYLAVRGGFAADRWLGSTATDIRARRGGIDGRVLRRDDLLRYQRVAPVASPRRVTWSTCLALPAADSPVELALIPGPALMQLEVAARRVFEERGFTVSKDADRMGLRLGESLPSADRVPAILSQAVMFGAVQLPPDGKPIILGADRQTTGGYPLLGVVAGVDHRGVAQLRSGDCLRFRLLDVAGAQSAWRLREQRLRRFRLAAQAWWRGCA encoded by the coding sequence ATGATCCGGGTAATCGCAGCCGGCATCTGCAGCTCGCTGCAGGATCTCGGGCGCATTGGATGGCAAGCGCAGGGTATCGGTCCATCGGGTGCCATGGATGCCTGGGCCGCACGGGTCGCGAACGTGCTGCTCGACAACGACGAGAACGCCACGCTTCTCGAGATGTGTGTGAACGGCGCACAGCTGCAGGTCGAGCGTGCGAACTGGTTTGCACTCACCGGCGCCGATATGGATGCACGGATCGACGGGCAGGCGGTGCCGTTGTGCCGGCCGGTGTGGTTCGAGCAGGGTAGCAGGATCATGTTTTCGGCCGCGCGTCGCGGTTGCCGCGCTTACCTGGCGGTGCGGGGAGGCTTTGCCGCCGATCGCTGGCTGGGCAGCACCGCCACCGATATCCGTGCCCGGCGTGGCGGCATCGACGGGCGCGTGCTGCGGCGCGATGATCTGCTGCGCTATCAGCGCGTTGCACCCGTCGCAAGCCCGCGCCGCGTTACCTGGTCAACCTGTCTCGCGCTTCCTGCGGCGGATTCTCCTGTTGAACTCGCGCTGATTCCCGGCCCCGCGCTGATGCAACTCGAGGTCGCGGCACGACGGGTGTTCGAGGAGCGTGGTTTCACGGTGAGCAAGGATGCCGACCGGATGGGACTGCGTCTCGGGGAATCGTTGCCCTCTGCCGACCGCGTGCCCGCGATACTGTCGCAGGCGGTGATGTTCGGCGCGGTGCAATTGCCGCCCGATGGAAAGCCGATAATACTGGGCGCGGATCGCCAGACCACGGGCGGCTACCCGCTGCTTGGCGTGGTGGCCGGCGTCGATCATCGGGGAGTGGCGCAGTTGCGCAGTGGCGATTGCCTGCGGTTCAGGCTGCTGGATGTGGCGGGCGCGCAAAGCGCGTGGCGGCTGCGCGAGCAGCGGCTGCGACGATTCCGCCTGGCGGCCCAGGCATGGTGGCGAGGGTGTGCATGA
- a CDS encoding enoyl-CoA hydratase/isomerase family protein has translation MSDILFECRGAVAWITINRPEARNTLSPAAFVTLADTWQEVRDNSDIRVAVLTGAGERDFCCGGDLGGLIPLWTGTRKPENAVEERLLADPAISDRMLLKGEPLYKPVIAAINGRALGGGCELLQATDVRIAASHAQFGLPEPKVGIVPGGGSMVRLMRQIPYAHAMRLLLTGEPIDAQTALAWGLVSEVVAPHELIARTEALAARIAANAPLALAAIKRTALESHTESWSDAFTREAQESAKVMMTHDAREGPRAFKEKREPQFTGE, from the coding sequence ATGAGCGACATCCTGTTCGAATGCCGCGGCGCGGTCGCATGGATCACGATCAACCGGCCCGAGGCACGCAACACACTGAGCCCCGCGGCCTTCGTCACCCTCGCCGACACTTGGCAGGAGGTGCGCGACAACAGCGATATCCGCGTCGCGGTGCTCACCGGCGCGGGCGAGCGCGACTTTTGCTGCGGCGGCGATCTGGGTGGACTGATACCGCTGTGGACCGGCACGCGCAAGCCGGAAAATGCGGTCGAGGAGCGCCTGCTGGCCGACCCCGCGATCAGCGACAGGATGCTGCTGAAGGGCGAACCGCTCTACAAACCCGTGATTGCTGCCATCAACGGCCGCGCGCTGGGTGGCGGTTGCGAATTGCTGCAGGCAACCGACGTGCGTATCGCCGCGAGCCATGCGCAGTTCGGCCTGCCGGAGCCGAAGGTCGGCATCGTGCCCGGCGGCGGTTCGATGGTACGGCTGATGCGCCAGATCCCCTACGCGCACGCGATGCGCCTGCTGCTGACCGGCGAGCCCATCGACGCACAGACCGCGCTCGCCTGGGGCCTCGTCAGCGAAGTCGTCGCACCGCACGAACTGATCGCACGCACCGAGGCACTCGCCGCGCGCATCGCGGCGAACGCCCCGCTCGCACTTGCCGCCATCAAGCGTACCGCGCTCGAGAGTCACACCGAGTCGTGGAGCGATGCGTTCACGCGCGAAGCGCAGGAGTCCGCCAAAGTCATGATGACGCACGATGCGCGCGAGGGGCCGCGCGCGTTCAAGGAAAAGCGCGAGCCACAATTCACGGGAGAATGA